One window of the Flavobacteriaceae bacterium YJPT1-3 genome contains the following:
- a CDS encoding nitroreductase has product MKIHELIRSRRSIFPDQYVDRPVAKEDIEMMLEAANWAPTHRKTEPWRFKVVQKQGLVQLGEFLCNKYKETTPKDKFSEFKHKKMLQNPQKAGAVILICMQRDEKERLPEWEEIAATAMAVQNMWLTATELGLGAYWSSPGLIQYMHEFVDLAPGERCLGLFYVGHYEGEHPEGQRQDIAEKVEWIF; this is encoded by the coding sequence ATGAAGATTCACGAGCTCATCAGATCCCGAAGATCCATTTTTCCGGATCAATATGTCGATCGCCCTGTGGCTAAAGAAGACATCGAGATGATGTTAGAGGCGGCCAATTGGGCGCCTACGCATCGTAAAACGGAACCCTGGAGATTCAAAGTGGTCCAAAAACAGGGTTTGGTTCAGCTGGGTGAGTTTTTATGCAATAAATACAAGGAGACTACTCCTAAGGATAAATTCTCTGAATTCAAGCATAAAAAGATGCTTCAAAACCCCCAAAAAGCAGGGGCAGTCATCTTGATTTGTATGCAGCGGGATGAAAAAGAACGCCTGCCGGAATGGGAAGAGATCGCTGCGACCGCAATGGCGGTACAGAATATGTGGCTGACCGCAACTGAATTAGGGCTGGGCGCGTATTGGAGTAGTCCGGGATTGATCCAATACATGCATGAATTTGTGGATCTCGCACCGGGTGAACGCTGCTTAGGTCTGTTTTACGTAGGGCATTATGAAGGCGAACACCCTGAAGGCCAAAGACAAGACATAGCTGAGAAAGTGGAATGGATATTTTAA
- a CDS encoding mannose-6-phosphate isomerase has product MYPLRFEPIYHYRIWGGNKLKHLLNKKGATEHAGESWEISGLEHNETRVASGVFQGLTLRELCDQHGPELLGEQAYARYGNEFPLLIKFIDAAEPLSIQVHPDDTLSRKRHQASGKNEMWYIMQADKDASLIMGFKEKLSPRTYERLLEKGAIESYLNEVPVREGDVFYIPSGRVHSIGKGILLAEIQQASDITYRIYDFDRVDAASGKKRALHTAQALEAIDFDPLTEFQTTYTAQPNEKTSILDTVHFKTELITLDGKMSMDQSDEDAFKIWIGVQGNCFVQWEEEQFSLDRGETLLIPAALDRLTLSGQEAKILEVTL; this is encoded by the coding sequence ATGTATCCACTTCGCTTTGAACCCATATACCATTACCGGATATGGGGCGGCAACAAATTAAAGCACCTTCTAAACAAGAAAGGAGCAACTGAGCATGCCGGGGAGAGTTGGGAGATCAGTGGTCTGGAGCACAATGAAACCCGAGTCGCTTCGGGAGTATTTCAAGGGCTCACCTTGCGTGAACTCTGTGATCAACACGGACCCGAATTGTTGGGCGAGCAAGCATATGCCCGCTACGGCAATGAATTCCCGCTACTGATCAAATTTATCGATGCAGCCGAACCTCTTTCCATTCAGGTGCATCCTGATGATACGCTTTCGCGAAAGCGGCATCAGGCTTCAGGAAAAAATGAGATGTGGTATATCATGCAGGCCGATAAGGACGCCAGCTTGATCATGGGATTTAAAGAAAAACTGAGTCCGCGAACCTATGAACGGCTCTTGGAAAAAGGTGCGATAGAAAGCTACTTGAATGAAGTCCCTGTCAGAGAAGGAGATGTCTTTTACATTCCGAGTGGTCGGGTACATAGCATTGGCAAAGGCATTTTATTGGCAGAAATTCAACAAGCCTCTGATATAACCTATCGTATTTATGATTTCGATCGTGTGGATGCAGCTAGCGGAAAGAAGCGAGCGCTGCATACGGCTCAAGCCCTGGAGGCCATAGATTTTGATCCCCTAACCGAGTTTCAGACGACCTATACGGCTCAACCCAATGAAAAAACAAGCATACTTGATACCGTTCACTTTAAAACCGAATTGATAACCCTTGATGGCAAAATGAGTATGGATCAGAGTGATGAGGATGCATTTAAAATATGGATCGGCGTACAGGGTAACTGTTTCGTTCAGTGGGAAGAAGAACAATTTTCTTTAGATCGCGGAGAGACGCTGCTGATCCCCGCCGCGCTAGATCGCCTGACCTTGAGCGGTCAGGAGGCCAAGATCCTGGAAGTTACCTTATAA